A single window of Gemmatimonadaceae bacterium DNA harbors:
- a CDS encoding ROK family protein, producing the protein MTAAATQEFVIGVDLGGTNVVTGALTTDGSRTYGVRSAPTEVKAGAEGVVDRIVAQIEATIADTMTQAGVTRAAFRGVGVGAPGPLDRVRGLVIVAPNLGWRNFPLRDRISERVGLPASLDNDANCATVGEWWLGAARGARHVVGLTIGTGIGGGLIIDGKLFHGASDVAGEIGHTTIDVNGRHCTCGNYGCLEAYASGPAIATRAREVLMREGTGSLMPNMVHGDLERLTAQTVYDAAKAGDPVADEIVRDTARYLGAGVANLLNIFNPDVVVVAGGVTLAGERLFTPLGAEVRRRAFAPAVAAVKIVAGELPGTAGVVGAVRTFLDS; encoded by the coding sequence ATGACCGCAGCTGCGACGCAGGAATTCGTCATCGGCGTGGACCTCGGCGGCACCAACGTCGTGACCGGAGCGCTCACGACCGACGGATCACGCACGTACGGCGTACGGTCGGCGCCCACGGAAGTGAAGGCCGGCGCCGAAGGAGTGGTGGACCGCATCGTGGCCCAGATCGAGGCGACGATCGCCGACACGATGACCCAGGCGGGGGTGACGCGAGCCGCATTTCGGGGCGTCGGGGTGGGCGCGCCCGGTCCGCTCGACCGGGTGCGGGGGTTGGTGATCGTCGCGCCCAACCTCGGGTGGCGCAACTTCCCGCTGCGCGACCGCATCTCGGAACGCGTCGGCCTCCCGGCCTCGCTCGACAACGACGCCAACTGCGCCACCGTGGGTGAATGGTGGCTGGGCGCGGCGCGCGGGGCGCGCCACGTGGTGGGCCTCACCATCGGCACCGGGATCGGCGGCGGGTTGATCATCGATGGCAAGCTGTTCCACGGCGCGTCGGACGTGGCAGGCGAGATCGGGCACACCACGATCGACGTGAACGGCCGCCACTGCACGTGCGGCAACTACGGGTGTCTCGAGGCATACGCGTCGGGCCCGGCCATTGCCACTCGGGCGCGCGAGGTGTTGATGCGCGAAGGGACGGGATCGCTCATGCCGAACATGGTACACGGGGACCTCGAGCGACTCACGGCGCAAACGGTCTACGACGCCGCCAAGGCGGGCGATCCCGTGGCCGACGAAATCGTGCGCGACACGGCGCGCTATCTGGGCGCCGGCGTGGCGAACCTGCTCAATATCTTCAATCCCGACGTGGTGGTGGTGGCGGGCGGCGTGACGCTGGCGGGTGAGCGGCTGTTCACGCCGTTGGGCGCCGAGGTGCGGCGCAGAGCGTTCGCGCCGGCGGTGGCGGCCGTGAAGATCGTGGCGGGGGAGTTGCCGGGGACCGCGGGAGTCGTGGGGGCCGTGAGGACCTTCCTTGACAGCTAG